In Clostridia bacterium, a single window of DNA contains:
- a CDS encoding alpha/beta fold hydrolase — protein sequence MPLIDMPIKELEKYEGTNPKPVDFDEYWDNAIKEMKAVNPKVEFIKKEFEFPGAECYDMYFTGVNGARVYAKHIRPKNITGKIPAILLFHGYSGHSGDWCQKLSYIQAGFAVFAMDARGQGGKSEDVGGVHGTTYAGHIVRGLDDKDPNKLLFRDIFLDTAELANIAMSMDFIDENKIYAMGGSQGGALTIACAALEPRVARISTTFPFLSDYKRVWEMDLAKAAYGELRQYFRDFDPEHIRENEIFTKLGYIDLQYLAPRIKAKTQFITGLMDEICPPSTQYAVYNKLVCEKTHIIYPDFGHEDINTAADKVFLFFL from the coding sequence ATGCCACTTATTGATATGCCAATTAAAGAATTGGAAAAATATGAAGGAACAAATCCGAAACCTGTTGATTTTGATGAATATTGGGATAATGCCATAAAAGAAATGAAAGCGGTAAATCCCAAGGTTGAATTTATAAAAAAGGAATTTGAATTTCCCGGAGCCGAATGCTACGATATGTATTTTACCGGTGTTAACGGTGCAAGAGTTTATGCTAAACATATAAGACCGAAAAATATAACAGGCAAAATACCGGCAATTCTTTTGTTCCACGGTTATTCAGGTCATAGTGGGGATTGGTGCCAAAAATTGTCTTATATACAGGCAGGCTTTGCGGTTTTTGCTATGGATGCACGAGGTCAGGGCGGAAAAAGTGAAGATGTAGGCGGTGTTCACGGAACTACATATGCAGGTCACATTGTAAGAGGCTTGGATGACAAAGATCCAAATAAACTTTTGTTCCGAGATATTTTCCTTGATACCGCTGAACTTGCAAACATTGCTATGAGTATGGATTTTATTGATGAAAATAAAATATATGCTATGGGCGGAAGTCAGGGCGGTGCATTAACAATTGCCTGTGCTGCATTAGAACCACGTGTAGCAAGAATTTCGACTACATTCCCGTTTTTATCGGATTATAAACGTGTTTGGGAAATGGATCTGGCAAAAGCTGCGTATGGTGAATTGAGACAGTACTTCAGGGATTTTGACCCTGAACACATCAGGGAGAACGAAATATTCACCAAGTTAGGTTATATTGATTTGCAGTACCTTGCACCAAGGATAAAAGCAAAAACTCAATTTATAACAGGACTTATGGATGAAATTTGTCCTCCATCAACACAGTATGCAGTATATAATAAGCTTGTTTGCGAAAAGACACACATTATATATCCCGATTTTGGGCATGAAGATATTAACACGGCTGCAGATAAAGTATTTTTGTTTTTTCTTTGA
- a CDS encoding sialate O-acetylesterase, translating to MKSFLLIGQSNMAGRGEFGEVPEIINSKCFMLRNGKWVPMSEPINPDRSIFNYFHSGRGLSASFADEYAKYFNEDVGLIPCADGGTKLSQWMPGEILYDNAVNNAKLAQRTSEIVGILWHQGENDSHFEEDANTYQQRFTEMITRLRKDLGNEKLPVIVGELGRFAASYQNGKLKYMDIVNEALRTMPFVIENCGFASSEGLTDRGDNIHFNSVSYRIFGKRYFNEYLNVVGAENEK from the coding sequence ATGAAATCATTTTTATTAATAGGTCAGTCAAATATGGCAGGACGAGGAGAGTTCGGAGAAGTTCCCGAAATCATAAATTCAAAATGCTTTATGTTGAGAAACGGAAAATGGGTGCCTATGAGTGAGCCCATAAACCCTGACAGGAGTATTTTTAATTATTTTCATAGCGGAAGAGGTCTCAGCGCTTCGTTTGCTGATGAATATGCAAAGTATTTTAATGAAGATGTTGGACTGATTCCTTGTGCAGACGGCGGAACGAAGCTTTCGCAGTGGATGCCGGGGGAAATACTGTATGACAATGCTGTAAATAATGCAAAATTGGCACAGCGTACATCAGAGATAGTTGGCATCTTATGGCATCAGGGTGAAAACGACAGCCATTTTGAAGAGGATGCAAACACATATCAACAAAGATTTACAGAAATGATTACACGACTTAGAAAAGATTTGGGTAATGAAAAACTTCCGGTTATAGTAGGCGAGCTTGGAAGATTTGCGGCCTCCTATCAAAATGGCAAGCTTAAATATATGGATATCGTTAACGAAGCGCTCAGGACTATGCCTTTTGTTATCGAAAACTGTGGCTTTGCAAGTTCAGAGGGCTTGACTGACAGAGGTGACAACATACATTTTAATTCTGTTTCCTACAGAATCTTTGGAAAAAGGTATTTCAATGAATACTTAAATGTAGTAGGTGCAGAAAATGAAAAGTAA
- a CDS encoding glycyl-radical enzyme activating protein: MKAKIFEIKRFAVHDGDGIRTTVFFKGCPLKCVWCHNPEGIDFAPQLAYYENKCIGCGECISVCPSAAHKLGHPFDRTNCIACGKCADVCLGNALTFYGKEISVDELLPILLADKEFYENSGGGITLSGGECLMQADFCADLLKVLKENGIHTAVDTCGLVSKETLDKVIHYTDIFLYDLKAYDENVHIKCTGQSNKIILENLKYLDSCGKKIEIRIPYVPKYNDDQMEKMGEFLSKLNNVVKVRVLPYHNYAGSKYKSLNMKITLPEILPTDEEIKSAKETIKTYGLSVCD; the protein is encoded by the coding sequence ATGAAAGCAAAAATATTTGAAATAAAACGCTTCGCTGTACACGACGGTGATGGAATAAGAACAACTGTATTTTTCAAAGGTTGTCCACTTAAATGTGTGTGGTGTCACAATCCTGAAGGAATAGATTTTGCGCCTCAGCTTGCCTATTACGAAAACAAATGTATTGGTTGTGGAGAGTGTATTTCCGTGTGCCCGTCGGCTGCTCACAAACTTGGCCACCCGTTTGACAGGACAAACTGTATCGCTTGTGGAAAATGTGCCGACGTTTGCCTCGGAAACGCTCTGACTTTCTACGGCAAGGAAATATCGGTAGACGAACTGTTGCCAATACTTTTGGCAGATAAAGAATTTTATGAAAATTCAGGAGGCGGTATCACCCTTTCGGGCGGAGAATGCCTGATGCAGGCAGATTTTTGTGCCGATCTTTTGAAAGTCTTAAAAGAAAACGGTATACATACTGCAGTTGACACCTGCGGACTTGTTTCAAAAGAAACGCTCGACAAAGTTATACACTACACCGATATTTTCCTTTACGATTTAAAAGCTTATGACGAAAATGTTCATATAAAATGCACAGGACAATCAAACAAAATTATACTTGAAAATTTAAAGTATTTAGATAGCTGTGGAAAGAAAATTGAAATCCGCATTCCCTATGTTCCAAAGTATAATGATGATCAGATGGAAAAGATGGGAGAATTCCTGTCAAAGTTAAATAATGTTGTTAAAGTAAGGGTTTTGCCATATCATAATTATGCAGGGTCAAAATACAAATCTCTTAATATGAAGATTACTCTTCCTGAAATTTTGCCGACTGATGAGGAAATAAAATCGGCTAAAGAAACAATCAAAACATACGGACTTAGTGTGTGCGATTAA
- a CDS encoding ATP-binding protein, translated as MIQRKEYLDNLIALKDKQVIKVITGVRRCGKSTLFELYIDHLKQTGIDDSQIISVNLEELENADLLDYKALYNYITSNLVPNKNNYIFIDEVQKCSEFEKAVDSLFIKKNCDVYITGSNAYLLSGELATLLSGRYIQIDMLPFSFKEYYEATKESGKNKREIFDSYLRYGSFPYVAYLENNEKVINQYIEGSYNTILLKDVATREKINDVSVLENILKTVASSIGSPISTKKISDTLISSGRKISPNTVEAYLRALTDSYILYNATRYDIKGRQFLKTLGKYYFVDSGIRNHIISQSTRDLGHLLENVVYLELLRRKNRVNIGKLAEKEVDFVATNMNEVEYYQVSASVLDEKTLERELAPLQEIKDNYPKTLLTLDDIGNGANYEGIKQINVIDWLLA; from the coding sequence ATGATTCAGCGAAAAGAATATTTAGATAATTTAATAGCACTAAAAGATAAACAGGTTATCAAAGTTATCACCGGTGTCAGAAGATGCGGTAAATCTACTTTGTTTGAGTTGTACATTGACCATTTAAAGCAGACAGGCATAGATGATAGTCAAATTATATCGGTCAATCTTGAAGAGCTTGAAAATGCTGATTTATTGGATTACAAAGCGTTATACAACTATATAACTTCAAACCTTGTTCCCAATAAAAATAATTACATTTTTATAGATGAAGTGCAGAAATGTAGTGAATTTGAAAAAGCGGTTGACAGTCTTTTTATAAAGAAAAACTGCGATGTTTATATTACAGGTTCTAATGCTTATTTACTGTCAGGAGAACTTGCAACATTGCTTTCAGGAAGATATATTCAAATTGATATGTTACCCTTTTCTTTCAAAGAATACTACGAAGCAACAAAGGAAAGCGGCAAAAACAAACGAGAAATCTTTGATAGCTATTTAAGATATGGCTCGTTCCCCTATGTTGCATATCTTGAAAACAATGAGAAAGTTATAAATCAGTATATCGAAGGTAGCTACAACACCATTCTCTTAAAAGATGTTGCTACAAGAGAGAAAATAAATGATGTATCAGTATTGGAGAACATATTAAAAACCGTTGCCTCAAGTATAGGAAGTCCTATTTCGACAAAGAAAATAAGCGATACACTGATATCAAGTGGCAGAAAGATTTCGCCTAATACAGTTGAGGCGTATTTAAGAGCTTTGACAGACAGCTATATTCTTTATAATGCAACGAGATACGATATAAAAGGTAGACAATTCCTAAAAACTCTTGGCAAGTATTATTTTGTAGATAGTGGAATAAGAAATCATATTATAAGCCAATCCACAAGAGATTTGGGACATCTTCTTGAAAATGTGGTTTATCTTGAACTTTTAAGAAGAAAAAATCGTGTTAATATTGGTAAGTTAGCTGAAAAAGAAGTGGATTTTGTTGCAACCAATATGAACGAGGTTGAGTATTATCAGGTTTCTGCAAGCGTACTTGATGAAAAGACCTTAGAACGAGAACTAGCACCGTTGCAGGAGATAAAAGATAATTACCCAAAAACTCTTTTAACTCTTGATGATATCGGCAATGGAGCAAATTACGAAGGTATAAAGCAGATAAATGTGATTGATTGGTTGTTGGCATAA
- a CDS encoding helix-turn-helix transcriptional regulator, producing MKNFMNSDFNITNIMLATYVKPGTGEPVHKNRASHGIAVNISPNPDDAKKYVFSDEKVVSVGQNEIIYMPKGSSYTVCSKISGNCYAINFDISENIDFEPFSFKLKNASAFIKEFEKATELWKNKNTAFHMQCKSILYNIISMMQSEYNSKYMARSTANLIAPAVEYIKKNYTNESICISELSAMCDISEDYLRKIFKNTFGISPRKYINELKISYAKELITSGMYTITEAAELSGYTDMSYFSREFKKAFGICPADYRKST from the coding sequence ATGAAAAATTTTATGAATTCTGATTTTAATATTACAAATATCATGCTTGCAACATATGTTAAACCCGGAACAGGCGAACCCGTTCATAAAAACAGAGCCTCGCACGGCATTGCTGTTAACATATCCCCAAATCCGGATGATGCAAAAAAATATGTTTTTTCTGATGAAAAAGTTGTTTCAGTTGGACAAAATGAGATTATTTATATGCCAAAAGGTTCAAGTTATACAGTCTGTTCGAAAATTTCGGGAAATTGTTATGCAATAAATTTTGATATTTCCGAAAATATTGATTTTGAACCGTTTTCCTTCAAATTAAAAAATGCTTCTGCTTTTATTAAGGAGTTTGAAAAGGCAACGGAATTATGGAAAAATAAAAACACCGCATTTCATATGCAGTGTAAATCAATTTTGTATAATATTATATCTATGATGCAGAGCGAATACAACTCAAAATACATGGCACGCAGTACCGCTAATCTGATTGCTCCTGCTGTTGAATATATTAAAAAGAATTACACAAACGAAAGTATATGCATTTCAGAGTTGTCTGCAATGTGCGATATAAGTGAAGATTATTTAAGAAAAATATTTAAAAATACATTTGGAATATCGCCGCGAAAATATATCAATGAACTGAAAATATCTTACGCAAAGGAGCTTATAACGTCCGGAATGTATACAATAACAGAAGCCGCTGAACTATCAGGCTATACAGATATGAGCTATTTCAGCAGAGAATTTAAAAAAGCATTTGGCATTTGCCCGGCTGATTACAGAAAAAGTACATAG
- a CDS encoding EamA family transporter, with protein sequence MKSNIFSNKIMTVLLAAVVSMLWGTLFPMIKIGYKTFEIDNTEVASILLFAGVRFLISGIILVAMCSTKNKKLEFPKGKKLYSVLIVSMLTVVVHYALTYTGLSLADSSKSSVLKQIAFLIVPCISFLFRKDDKFSFYKVFAAILGFSSVIIINLEGMNLVFGMGEILIILASFSSMLGQMASKNIYDKYKPTYIVAYAQLLGGIILVISGLIFGGSIGKISLQSIAVLGYICFASITANLLWNTLIKYNDMSKLAVLKSMDPLFASLFSALLLGENILKPTYLAATVLIVTAIYVSNHVSKTKKGN encoded by the coding sequence ATGAAAAGTAATATTTTTTCAAATAAAATAATGACCGTTTTGTTGGCGGCTGTTGTGTCAATGCTTTGGGGAACTTTGTTTCCCATGATAAAAATAGGATACAAAACTTTTGAAATTGATAATACAGAGGTTGCCTCAATTCTGCTTTTTGCGGGAGTCAGATTTTTAATAAGCGGAATAATACTTGTTGCTATGTGCAGCACAAAAAACAAAAAGCTTGAGTTCCCCAAAGGAAAAAAGCTTTATTCGGTACTTATTGTAAGTATGCTTACGGTTGTTGTTCACTATGCCCTTACATATACAGGACTGTCGCTGGCAGATAGTTCAAAATCTTCTGTATTAAAGCAGATAGCCTTTCTGATTGTACCGTGTATTTCATTCCTGTTCAGAAAAGATGATAAATTTTCATTTTATAAAGTTTTTGCGGCAATACTCGGCTTTTCATCTGTTATTATAATAAACCTGGAAGGCATGAATCTTGTTTTCGGCATGGGTGAAATTTTGATTATATTAGCTTCATTCAGCTCTATGCTTGGGCAAATGGCATCCAAAAATATATACGATAAATATAAGCCAACATATATTGTTGCATATGCACAGCTTTTAGGCGGTATTATTCTGGTTATATCAGGATTAATATTCGGCGGAAGCATAGGTAAGATTTCTTTACAAAGCATTGCTGTTTTAGGATATATATGTTTTGCATCAATAACAGCAAACCTTTTATGGAATACATTGATTAAATATAATGATATGTCAAAACTTGCAGTTTTAAAAAGTATGGATCCGCTTTTCGCCTCATTGTTTTCAGCACTGCTTTTAGGCGAAAACATTTTAAAGCCAACCTATCTTGCAGCGACGGTGTTGATTGTAACTGCAATATATGTCAGCAACCATGTTTCTAAGACTAAAAAAGGAAACTAA